A single genomic interval of Devosia oryziradicis harbors:
- a CDS encoding DUF2937 family protein: protein MRRMIAGIGGIGLAMVLSQFPEYAQQYTQRLGGAVDELRIITEDFDRAALAGGLDRAAALERYNASNDDFLAGRGTSMTATFQRYEQLNITLARIENAGPIERFQSLPAYLDSDIGQRTLENYEPAIPVTMEGILYAGGGFILGYLVLSGLWRFASLPFKRRRYAAYR from the coding sequence ATGCGACGCATGATTGCCGGAATTGGCGGGATCGGGCTGGCCATGGTGCTGAGCCAGTTTCCCGAATATGCCCAGCAATATACCCAGCGCCTGGGTGGCGCGGTGGACGAGCTGCGCATCATCACCGAGGATTTCGACCGCGCCGCCCTGGCAGGCGGTCTAGATCGCGCAGCGGCGTTGGAGCGCTACAATGCCTCCAATGACGATTTTCTCGCGGGACGCGGCACCTCGATGACCGCGACCTTCCAGCGCTACGAGCAGCTCAATATCACTCTGGCGCGTATCGAGAATGCCGGACCCATCGAGCGCTTCCAGTCGCTGCCGGCCTATCTGGACAGCGATATCGGCCAGCGAACGCTCGAGAACTACGAGCCGGCGATACCCGTGACCATGGAGGGTATTCTCTATGCCGGCGGTGGCTTCATCCTGGGCTATCTGGTGCTGTCCGGACTCTGGCGCTTCGCCAGCCTGCCGTTCAAGCGCAGGCGCTATGCCGCCTACCGCTAA
- a CDS encoding GrpB family protein → MSGDAIVLVASDPAWPTAFAAARDEFLTILPDPLLIEHIGSTAVPGLSAKPVIDIIVLVDDMARAHAALPQLAGLGYQYRPDVSNPARLFLRRIGADGIRTHHLHIHTDQDDVRRHILFRDELRADAATREAYQALKQGLARRHGDDREAYAKGKDAFIDAVVRAAGGPERRPFWNS, encoded by the coding sequence CCGCCTGGCCCACTGCCTTCGCTGCGGCGCGTGACGAATTCCTGACCATCCTGCCCGATCCCCTCCTGATCGAGCATATCGGCTCGACTGCCGTGCCCGGACTGTCCGCCAAGCCGGTCATCGACATCATCGTGCTGGTCGACGACATGGCGCGCGCGCATGCGGCGCTGCCGCAACTGGCAGGGCTGGGCTATCAATATCGCCCCGACGTTTCCAACCCCGCGCGGCTGTTCCTGCGTCGCATCGGCGCCGATGGCATCCGTACCCATCACCTGCATATTCACACCGACCAGGACGATGTGCGCCGGCACATCCTGTTCCGCGACGAGTTGCGCGCCGATGCGGCTACCCGCGAGGCCTATCAGGCACTCAAGCAGGGTTTAGCCCGCCGTCATGGAGACGATCGGGAGGCCTATGCCAAGGGCAAGGACGCTTTCATCGATGCCGTCGTGCGCGCAGCGGGCGGTCCCGAGCGGCGTCCGTTCTGGAACTCGTAA